One Alkalicoccus halolimnae DNA segment encodes these proteins:
- a CDS encoding carbohydrate ABC transporter permease, whose amino-acid sequence MENKNKRLKLILTGLALFITLLHAIPFYILITTALKTRGDFSSRWALPDYFTLENFAIAWEQANLGSAMINSFLITAGAAVILILFGSMAAYPLARKNTKLNKAVLILFVAIMVVPPLTALVPLYQLVVDIGLLNTRTIAVLVNAAAFMPLTIFLYSGFIRSTIPKELEEAARIDGANTLGIFFKIVFPLLKPVTASVLIVACVFIWNDYQFAIFFLQSSDVHTLTVTMDSYFTENQHNLGLVAAAAFIAMLPMAIMFLMLQKYFIAGLASGAVKG is encoded by the coding sequence ATGGAAAATAAAAATAAGAGACTAAAGCTTATCCTCACAGGACTCGCCCTGTTCATCACGCTGCTCCATGCGATTCCGTTTTATATTCTGATTACGACAGCCTTAAAAACGAGGGGCGATTTCAGTTCCCGCTGGGCGCTGCCGGATTACTTCACATTGGAAAATTTTGCGATAGCCTGGGAACAGGCGAATCTTGGTTCGGCGATGATCAATTCGTTCCTGATTACAGCCGGAGCTGCCGTCATCCTTATCCTTTTCGGGTCGATGGCCGCTTATCCGCTCGCCCGTAAAAACACGAAGCTGAATAAAGCCGTCCTGATTTTATTCGTAGCCATCATGGTTGTACCTCCGTTAACAGCACTGGTACCGCTCTATCAGCTGGTGGTGGATATAGGACTGCTTAATACCCGGACAATAGCTGTACTGGTAAATGCTGCCGCATTTATGCCTCTGACTATTTTTCTTTATTCCGGCTTTATCCGCTCGACCATTCCGAAAGAATTGGAAGAGGCCGCACGGATTGACGGCGCAAATACGCTGGGAATTTTCTTTAAAATCGTGTTCCCTCTCCTTAAGCCGGTCACGGCTTCCGTGCTTATTGTTGCCTGTGTATTTATATGGAACGACTATCAGTTTGCTATATTCTTCCTCCAGAGCAGCGATGTCCACACTCTTACTGTAACGATGGACAGCTACTTCACGGAGAACCAGCATAACCTCGGCCTTGTCGCCGCAGCCGCATTTATTGCCATGCTGCCGATGGCGATTATGTTCCTCATGCTTCAAAAATATTTCATCGCCGGTCTTGCATCCGGAGCTGTAAAAGGATAA
- a CDS encoding amidase, with the protein MKKLLAALLLFVIITGGGLPVSAKEEVRATWLWNPWMFVEDEAGTLTFLESKNVNKVYLQIDREVPREAYRSFISGASDIGISIYALDGAPDWVGPNGRVYQENMLSWMESYQQNASAAEQFGGVHLDVEPYLYSGWVKNQKKTITAFQDLLQEAKERSASMNLPLEVDLPFWFDEISYSNKYGKGVLAEWVITRVDGVTLMAYRDSSEAIIEIVKEEIAFAEKHGKAVVIGVETMASGEGNHVTFYEEGEAFMQKELSSVKHHYGSSPGFGGFAVHHVGSWKTMKQ; encoded by the coding sequence ATGAAGAAATTACTCGCTGCTCTGCTTTTGTTCGTAATAATTACCGGGGGTGGTCTGCCGGTGTCAGCGAAGGAGGAAGTACGTGCGACCTGGCTTTGGAATCCATGGATGTTTGTAGAGGATGAGGCAGGAACGCTCACTTTTCTGGAAAGTAAAAATGTAAATAAAGTTTATCTTCAGATTGACAGGGAAGTTCCTCGTGAAGCCTACCGAAGCTTTATCTCCGGTGCCTCAGATATAGGAATCAGCATTTATGCACTGGATGGAGCTCCAGACTGGGTCGGTCCTAACGGCAGGGTCTATCAGGAAAACATGCTCAGCTGGATGGAAAGCTATCAGCAGAACGCATCAGCTGCCGAACAATTCGGCGGGGTGCATCTTGATGTAGAACCTTATCTTTACAGTGGATGGGTGAAAAACCAGAAAAAAACCATTACCGCTTTTCAGGATCTTCTTCAGGAAGCGAAGGAAAGGTCTGCTTCGATGAACCTTCCGCTGGAGGTTGATCTGCCTTTCTGGTTTGATGAAATTTCCTACAGCAATAAATATGGAAAAGGGGTGCTTGCCGAATGGGTAATTACCCGTGTGGACGGTGTCACTCTGATGGCTTACCGGGATAGTTCAGAAGCAATTATTGAAATCGTGAAAGAAGAAATTGCTTTTGCTGAAAAGCACGGAAAAGCTGTCGTTATCGGAGTGGAAACGATGGCGAGCGGGGAGGGCAACCACGTCACGTTCTACGAAGAAGGCGAAGCGTTTATGCAGAAGGAGCTTTCCTCCGTAAAACATCACTATGGATCGAGCCCGGGATTCGGAGGCTTCGCGGTTCATCACGTCGGAAGCTGGAAAACGATGAAACAATAG
- a CDS encoding DUF6612 family protein, producing the protein MKKVSMTAALTAGALLAGASTAAAEDHSAEEVLKQSNEAMENLESFSSTMATEQTISDEMGDFNFQSTIEQDVFLDPFKLRQETTTTMEGAGEETLLSYWTEDGFFQEDGQGGWIKTADGTGDLEGMMYEPGTQIDEMQTWGDDLNLSEEDDYYVVTYAGDDFNFEDLMNQFSEMQGNETDGGMMEEMMGDVNISDVSYDLYIDKDNHYVVMMNSELTMEIEAEGETAEIEQSMEMEFHNFNDVEDFELPSEALEEAEDIEEIIDEELEEVEEEGDELPATASNQPLWTGVGLLFLVTAGGVLLTGRKTEKV; encoded by the coding sequence ATGAAAAAAGTGAGTATGACAGCCGCTCTTACGGCAGGAGCGCTATTAGCAGGGGCTTCCACAGCTGCAGCCGAAGACCATTCAGCGGAAGAAGTACTGAAGCAGTCTAATGAAGCGATGGAGAATCTTGAGAGCTTCTCTTCCACGATGGCAACGGAACAGACAATCTCTGATGAGATGGGTGATTTTAATTTTCAATCGACAATAGAACAGGACGTTTTTCTTGATCCGTTTAAGCTTCGTCAGGAAACAACGACGACGATGGAAGGGGCAGGAGAAGAAACTCTTCTTTCCTACTGGACTGAAGACGGCTTCTTTCAGGAAGATGGTCAGGGAGGCTGGATAAAAACCGCTGATGGTACAGGAGACCTGGAAGGAATGATGTATGAACCAGGTACTCAGATTGATGAAATGCAGACGTGGGGCGACGACCTGAACCTCAGTGAAGAGGATGACTACTATGTCGTTACTTACGCGGGGGATGATTTTAACTTCGAAGATCTGATGAATCAATTCAGTGAAATGCAAGGAAACGAAACTGACGGCGGAATGATGGAAGAAATGATGGGAGACGTTAACATCAGCGACGTTTCGTATGACCTCTATATAGACAAAGATAATCATTATGTCGTTATGATGAACTCTGAATTAACGATGGAAATCGAAGCAGAAGGGGAAACGGCCGAAATTGAGCAGTCCATGGAAATGGAATTCCATAATTTTAATGATGTAGAAGACTTCGAGCTTCCTTCAGAAGCGCTCGAAGAAGCGGAAGATATTGAAGAAATTATCGATGAAGAGCTTGAAGAAGTAGAGGAGGAGGGAGACGAACTTCCTGCAACAGCATCGAATCAGCCGCTTTGGACGGGGGTCGGCCTGTTATTTCTTGTAACAGCGGGCGGCGTACTGCTTACCGGCCGTAAAACAGAAAAAGTTTAA
- a CDS encoding LacI family DNA-binding transcriptional regulator, whose translation MANLREVAARAGVSVSTVSRVLNNDESLSVTSLTKEKIMEAAENLQYKKHSQKKKSRTHQIGLLIFCSKDYEYEDEYFMVMRRSIERQAEKEGLSIAVQIREIEKLQDADLLNNLEGLIIVGNISSSIVNQLSRQNQKIVFVDESPDINRFDSVTADFLTATTAVLNHLRSLGHRRIGYIGGTEIPHQQFEDTDFTGIDNLEKMRFLPYKRMLTSWGEYKEEFVHIGGWSTEEGYQMMKKALQQEEGPSAYVVASDPMAVGAIRALHEAGVKVPHDISIVSFNDIQMAKYLNPPLTTVKVPVEQMGVSAVKLIREQIDGRDIPTKLIHPCAVQYRDSAAELRQERVPVK comes from the coding sequence TTGGCTAATTTAAGGGAAGTAGCTGCCAGAGCCGGAGTTTCCGTTTCTACCGTTTCAAGGGTACTTAATAACGATGAATCTCTTTCCGTAACTTCTTTGACTAAAGAAAAGATTATGGAAGCCGCGGAAAATTTACAATACAAAAAACATTCTCAAAAGAAAAAAAGCCGGACGCACCAAATCGGGCTGCTTATTTTCTGTTCAAAAGATTACGAATATGAAGACGAATATTTTATGGTAATGAGAAGGAGCATTGAGCGTCAGGCGGAGAAAGAAGGGCTGAGTATTGCGGTGCAGATCCGGGAAATCGAAAAACTTCAGGATGCCGACCTGCTCAATAATTTGGAAGGGTTAATCATTGTAGGAAATATCTCATCAAGTATTGTTAATCAGCTGAGCAGACAGAATCAAAAAATAGTGTTTGTCGATGAGTCTCCGGATATTAACCGCTTCGATAGTGTCACAGCGGATTTCCTGACCGCTACCACAGCCGTACTCAATCACCTCCGTTCTCTTGGACACCGCCGGATTGGCTATATAGGAGGTACGGAAATCCCGCATCAGCAGTTTGAAGACACAGATTTTACCGGAATTGATAACCTGGAAAAAATGAGGTTTCTTCCTTATAAGAGAATGCTGACATCGTGGGGAGAATATAAGGAAGAGTTCGTGCATATCGGAGGATGGTCCACCGAAGAAGGGTATCAGATGATGAAAAAAGCACTGCAGCAGGAGGAAGGGCCGAGTGCCTATGTTGTAGCGAGTGACCCGATGGCTGTAGGGGCCATCCGGGCGCTTCATGAAGCTGGAGTAAAAGTTCCGCATGATATTTCTATCGTTAGTTTTAATGACATACAAATGGCTAAATATCTTAACCCGCCTTTAACTACTGTCAAGGTGCCGGTAGAGCAGATGGGAGTGTCCGCCGTTAAGCTGATCCGGGAGCAGATAGACGGAAGGGACATTCCAACAAAGCTGATTCATCCGTGTGCGGTCCAGTATCGTGATTCTGCGGCTGAACTTCGCCAGGAACGTGTCCCGGTAAAATAG
- a CDS encoding S8 family peptidase — MTHVSLIPFKVENRFKASSKVPAGVEMVEAPSFWTLSNRGYGQVIAVLDTGCQSDHPDLKGQIIDGKNFTGDYNGDESNFEDNNGHGTHVAGTIAAAETGSGVIGVAPDAKLLILKVLSGEGGGSMQGIIDAIHYAVEWRGDNGERVRVMNMSLGGPQDIPELHEAVKNAVDHDVAVVCAAGNEGDGNLETDEFAYPGAYNEVIQVGAVNFNGELTRFTNTNDEIDLVAPGKDILSTYLDSGYSDLTGTSMAAPHVAGALAVLTNWAEKGFNRHIGEAEMYAQIIRRTTPLGHPLTAEGNGLLTMGLLERIAVWSGEKSSAS; from the coding sequence ATGACCCACGTCTCGCTCATTCCTTTCAAAGTAGAGAACAGATTCAAGGCATCCTCGAAAGTTCCTGCCGGTGTGGAAATGGTGGAAGCTCCGTCATTTTGGACGTTATCGAACCGGGGGTACGGACAGGTAATTGCTGTACTGGATACCGGATGTCAGTCAGATCATCCTGATTTGAAAGGCCAGATCATCGATGGGAAAAACTTCACAGGTGATTACAACGGAGACGAGTCGAATTTTGAAGATAATAATGGTCATGGAACGCATGTAGCAGGGACAATCGCGGCCGCAGAAACCGGCAGTGGAGTCATCGGTGTGGCTCCGGATGCAAAGCTGCTAATTTTAAAAGTATTAAGTGGTGAAGGCGGCGGAAGCATGCAGGGGATCATTGATGCCATCCATTATGCGGTGGAATGGCGGGGGGACAACGGAGAAAGAGTGCGGGTTATGAACATGTCCCTTGGAGGTCCGCAGGATATTCCCGAGCTCCATGAAGCAGTTAAAAATGCCGTTGATCACGACGTGGCGGTTGTCTGCGCAGCTGGAAATGAAGGAGATGGGAATCTCGAGACCGATGAATTCGCCTATCCGGGAGCGTACAATGAAGTTATTCAGGTAGGGGCCGTCAATTTTAATGGGGAGCTCACCAGGTTTACGAATACGAATGATGAGATTGATCTGGTTGCGCCGGGTAAAGATATTCTTTCCACGTATTTGGACAGCGGCTATTCTGATCTGACCGGGACTTCCATGGCTGCTCCGCATGTGGCAGGCGCTCTAGCCGTTCTGACAAATTGGGCTGAAAAAGGTTTTAACAGACATATTGGAGAAGCGGAAATGTATGCCCAGATCATCCGCCGGACTACACCGCTTGGCCATCCGCTCACTGCTGAAGGCAACGGGCTTCTCACGATGGGGCTTCTTGAAAGAATAGCGGTCTGGAGCGGAGAAAAATCGTCCGCTTCTTAA
- a CDS encoding alpha-galactosidase — MPIYINEENQEFHLQSSGSSYIFTVMKNNQLGQLYYGKAVRHRPSFSHLFRTQHRAGMSYPIEDDLAFSLDILKQEFPAYGRGDYREPAFHLHQENGSRTTDFTYAGYSLESGKPSLEGLPAVYTEEDEEAESLVITLRDELLQAEIELLYTVYADRNVITRSARFLNKGPEKLSLTRALSASVDFPDSDFDMVQLSGSWSRERHPAERPLASGIQKISSTRGTSSSQQNPFLALKRPNTDEFHGEVYGFNFVYSGNFLAQVEVDQYAASRFSMGINPFDFRWLLEPQDTFQTPEVVMVYSDEGLNGMSREFHSLYRERLARGLWRDKERPVLLNNWEATYFDFDEDKLLSIAGEAKKLGIELFVLDDGWFGKRDDDTTSLGDWFSDKAKLPNGVAGASEKITGLGMQFGLWFEPEMVNKESRLYEEHPDWIIHVSNRDPSFGRGQFVLDFSRQEVVDHLFNQMADVLREADISYVKWDMNRYMTEIGSFDLPPERQSETAHRYILGVYELYERLTQAFPEVLFESCASGGARFDPGMLYYAPQAWTSDDTDAVERLKIQYGSSFAYPLSSMGAHVSDIPNHQVHRSTSLEMRGHVSYFGTFGYELDITKMSEEEKAFIRLQTEFYKQHRSLIQNGTFHRLMSPFHGDRNHTAWMVVSEDRSEALVGYYRLLAEPNPGFPSLKLTGLDESRQYEINASSRHFGDELMNIGMIIEQEHSGAAPPEKEKLGDFISYVYHLKTV, encoded by the coding sequence ATGCCCATATATATAAACGAAGAAAACCAGGAATTCCATCTGCAGAGTTCCGGGTCAAGCTATATTTTTACTGTGATGAAAAACAATCAGCTAGGACAGCTGTATTATGGAAAGGCGGTCCGGCACCGCCCCTCCTTCTCCCATCTGTTCCGTACTCAGCACCGTGCAGGAATGTCCTATCCTATTGAAGATGACCTCGCTTTTTCACTCGACATCCTTAAGCAGGAGTTCCCGGCTTACGGACGCGGGGACTACCGGGAGCCGGCTTTTCATCTTCATCAGGAAAACGGCAGCCGCACCACCGATTTTACGTATGCAGGATACAGCCTTGAATCCGGCAAACCTTCTCTGGAAGGTCTTCCCGCTGTCTATACGGAGGAGGACGAGGAAGCAGAATCCCTCGTTATTACGCTTCGTGATGAACTGCTTCAGGCGGAAATCGAACTTCTTTACACGGTTTATGCCGATCGAAATGTCATAACGAGAAGCGCCCGCTTTCTTAATAAAGGTCCAGAGAAGCTTTCTCTTACGCGGGCACTCAGTGCAAGCGTGGATTTCCCTGACAGTGATTTTGATATGGTACAGCTTTCCGGCTCCTGGTCGCGCGAGCGTCATCCAGCAGAGCGGCCTCTTGCTTCCGGGATTCAAAAAATTTCAAGTACCCGAGGAACGAGCAGCTCCCAGCAAAATCCGTTCCTTGCCCTGAAGCGGCCGAATACAGACGAATTTCACGGAGAAGTATACGGATTCAACTTCGTCTACAGCGGTAATTTTCTCGCCCAGGTGGAAGTCGATCAATATGCCGCCTCCCGTTTCTCTATGGGCATCAACCCGTTTGACTTTCGGTGGCTGCTTGAACCGCAGGACACGTTCCAGACGCCTGAAGTGGTTATGGTTTACTCAGACGAAGGGTTAAACGGAATGAGCCGCGAATTTCATTCACTCTACAGAGAGAGGCTCGCACGCGGCCTATGGCGTGACAAGGAAAGACCTGTTCTTCTGAACAACTGGGAAGCCACCTATTTTGATTTTGACGAAGACAAACTGCTTTCCATTGCCGGCGAAGCGAAAAAGCTCGGAATCGAACTTTTCGTACTGGATGACGGCTGGTTCGGAAAGCGCGATGACGATACGACCTCTCTTGGAGACTGGTTTTCCGATAAGGCTAAACTTCCGAACGGGGTCGCAGGTGCCTCAGAAAAAATTACCGGTCTCGGTATGCAGTTCGGTCTCTGGTTCGAACCGGAAATGGTGAACAAGGAAAGCCGCCTTTACGAAGAGCATCCGGACTGGATAATTCATGTAAGCAACCGCGACCCTTCTTTTGGCCGCGGCCAGTTCGTCCTTGATTTTTCGAGACAGGAAGTCGTTGATCATTTGTTCAATCAAATGGCAGACGTTCTCCGGGAAGCTGATATCAGCTATGTGAAGTGGGATATGAACAGATACATGACGGAAATCGGTTCTTTTGATCTTCCTCCGGAGCGTCAGAGCGAAACAGCACACCGCTATATACTCGGGGTGTACGAATTGTACGAACGGCTGACACAGGCGTTTCCAGAGGTTCTGTTTGAATCATGTGCCAGCGGCGGTGCCCGGTTCGATCCGGGTATGCTTTACTATGCTCCTCAAGCATGGACAAGTGATGATACTGATGCGGTGGAAAGGTTGAAAATTCAATACGGATCGTCTTTTGCCTACCCGCTCAGTTCGATGGGAGCCCACGTCTCGGACATTCCCAATCATCAGGTGCACCGCTCGACAAGCCTGGAAATGCGCGGTCATGTCTCCTACTTTGGAACATTCGGCTATGAACTTGATATCACGAAAATGAGCGAAGAAGAAAAAGCGTTTATTCGTCTGCAGACTGAATTTTATAAACAGCACCGTTCCCTTATTCAAAATGGTACTTTTCACCGGCTTATGAGTCCTTTTCACGGAGATCGCAATCATACAGCATGGATGGTCGTTTCCGAAGATCGTTCAGAGGCGCTTGTCGGCTATTACAGGCTGCTCGCGGAGCCGAACCCCGGCTTTCCATCTCTTAAATTGACCGGGCTTGACGAAAGCCGTCAGTATGAAATAAACGCTTCATCACGCCACTTTGGAGATGAACTGATGAATATCGGAATGATCATTGAGCAGGAACATTCCGGGGCTGCTCCTCCGGAAAAAGAAAAGCTCGGAGACTTCATTTCCTACGTGTATCACTTGAAAACAGTGTAA
- a CDS encoding carbohydrate ABC transporter permease, producing the protein MAEITGDPQTGKKPKKYKVSRENSLWWMYIPAIALVTIFIVYPFFNGVRISFTDWDGFSQTSNFIGFDQYVRMFSDPTTWTVVRNTLLYGIGSTILQNALGLGYALLLNSSIRMRTLTRTIIYLPVIISPLVMGYIFYLIFAFQNGALNDAFMLFGFNPVNALGNPSVNPYIIVLVNTYQFVGIAMIIYLAGLQGISKDYYEAANIDGASTWQQFKSITIPLLAPSITINVVLNIIGGLKLFDVIVALTGGGPGNASQSSSTFMYSLYFSRQDAGYAATQGVLIAFIILILSLLALWYFKRKEIEA; encoded by the coding sequence ATGGCAGAAATAACCGGAGATCCTCAGACGGGGAAAAAACCAAAAAAATATAAAGTCAGCAGAGAAAACTCACTCTGGTGGATGTATATCCCCGCCATCGCCCTGGTAACAATTTTTATTGTTTATCCATTCTTCAATGGGGTTCGGATTTCATTTACAGACTGGGACGGCTTTTCTCAGACGAGCAACTTCATCGGATTCGATCAATATGTCCGCATGTTCTCAGACCCCACTACATGGACAGTAGTCCGGAATACGCTTCTTTATGGTATTGGAAGTACCATTCTCCAAAATGCGCTCGGACTTGGGTATGCGCTCCTTCTTAACAGCAGCATCCGCATGCGCACGCTGACAAGGACCATCATTTATCTTCCGGTCATTATCAGTCCGCTCGTCATGGGTTATATCTTCTACTTGATTTTCGCCTTCCAGAACGGCGCCTTAAACGACGCGTTTATGCTGTTTGGTTTTAATCCTGTAAATGCACTCGGAAACCCATCCGTCAACCCGTATATTATCGTACTTGTTAACACTTATCAGTTCGTTGGTATCGCGATGATTATTTATCTGGCCGGACTGCAGGGAATTTCCAAAGACTATTACGAAGCGGCCAATATCGATGGTGCTTCCACTTGGCAGCAGTTTAAATCTATTACGATCCCTCTGCTTGCCCCATCAATTACGATCAACGTCGTCCTGAATATTATCGGAGGGCTGAAGCTGTTTGACGTCATTGTTGCCCTTACCGGCGGCGGACCAGGAAATGCCTCCCAGTCCAGTTCCACTTTTATGTATTCTCTCTACTTCAGCCGGCAGGACGCAGGATATGCAGCGACTCAGGGAGTACTTATTGCCTTCATTATTCTGATTCTCAGCCTGCTTGCTCTCTGGTATTTCAAACGGAAGGAGATTGAAGCGTAA
- a CDS encoding calcium/sodium antiporter, with protein sequence MSYILLIIGFALLIKGADFFVKGSSSIAAALRVSPLLIGLTIVAFGTSSPEATVSIVAALEGSAGVAIGNVVGSNIFNITLVVGLTAILNPLRVESETIRKEIPFTMLAGVAMLILISDRALHSLSDNVLTRSDGLILLLFFSVFLYYVFEVARRSRESAEAPEPGARALSWKKNILLTVGGLAAIIFGGDLVVNGATSIALSFGMSETLVGLTIVAVGTSLPELITSITAAIKMQTEIALGNIVGSNIFNILFVLGTASVISPLVVGSKIFFDVFFMLLITVLLLVFSRTNYRIGKREGLVLVAAYLGYAVYIIIRN encoded by the coding sequence ATGTCGTACATATTGCTTATTATTGGGTTTGCTCTGTTGATCAAAGGAGCAGACTTTTTTGTAAAGGGTTCTTCGAGTATTGCGGCTGCTTTGAGAGTTTCTCCTCTTTTAATCGGTTTGACAATTGTCGCCTTTGGTACAAGTTCCCCTGAAGCTACTGTAAGTATTGTAGCTGCTCTCGAGGGAAGTGCAGGAGTAGCAATAGGTAACGTTGTCGGAAGCAATATTTTCAATATAACTCTCGTAGTCGGCCTGACGGCAATTTTAAATCCACTGCGGGTAGAGAGTGAAACGATCCGTAAGGAGATTCCTTTTACGATGCTGGCAGGTGTGGCCATGCTGATTTTAATCAGCGACAGAGCACTGCATTCCCTCAGCGACAACGTGCTGACCAGAAGTGATGGATTGATTCTGCTGCTGTTTTTTTCAGTATTTTTATATTATGTTTTTGAAGTGGCAAGACGGAGCAGAGAAAGTGCCGAAGCCCCTGAACCAGGGGCCCGTGCTCTTTCCTGGAAAAAGAATATTTTACTGACAGTCGGCGGCCTTGCGGCAATTATTTTCGGAGGCGATCTTGTGGTCAACGGAGCAACCTCCATAGCACTTTCGTTCGGAATGAGTGAAACGCTCGTCGGACTGACCATTGTGGCCGTAGGAACTTCTCTGCCGGAGCTGATCACTTCGATCACAGCTGCTATTAAAATGCAGACAGAAATTGCCCTTGGCAACATTGTCGGAAGCAATATTTTTAATATTTTATTTGTGCTCGGCACAGCCTCTGTCATTTCCCCGCTCGTTGTAGGAAGTAAAATCTTTTTTGACGTATTTTTTATGCTGCTGATAACGGTGTTGCTGCTTGTCTTTTCACGTACTAACTACAGAATCGGAAAAAGGGAAGGGCTTGTGCTTGTGGCTGCCTATCTGGGATATGCCGTCTATATTATTATCAGAAATTAA
- a CDS encoding ABC transporter substrate-binding protein — protein MKKATWLVSIGALTMLAACGGGNGENEESSGGNGNGESADGGNSDADTTLVLYSSMTAEGERNTFEELIAEFEEANPEIAIEANFPGGSYEDQLRVMMAADDMPDLFDTHGWSQLRYGNYVRDLSEMEWVDSLDPELEEVVTDEEGKVYTYPMNQAQDGVIYNADVLDQFGIEPPTNWDDFKAALETVRDESGGQIAPLWIPGGDDWTIAQMEDQLLTPLFETHPDHDYTDEFEDGSFDWSNYEWMAEEIVYLEENDLLNQDVLTAQFAQAPEIMAGEQAAFMFLVGSIGPDTVEINPDANIGLIPTPAIHEGDDPSWIGGERNTLSIAEESENAEEAEQFIEFMTEDENARRIAEATNVNASLEGVDPDTFYSDYYEEFSDVSVVPYFDRVYLPSGMWDVMATSSAELLSTQDIQAKIDTMESEFNRLREETDEEGEVGEIDEEDVENVEDNE, from the coding sequence ATGAAAAAAGCAACCTGGTTAGTCAGTATCGGTGCCTTAACAATGCTCGCAGCGTGCGGGGGAGGAAATGGAGAGAACGAAGAAAGCAGCGGAGGGAACGGAAACGGGGAAAGTGCAGATGGCGGAAACAGTGATGCGGATACAACACTCGTACTTTACTCCAGTATGACTGCCGAGGGGGAGCGGAACACTTTCGAAGAACTCATTGCGGAATTTGAAGAAGCCAACCCGGAGATCGCCATTGAAGCAAACTTTCCCGGAGGCAGCTATGAAGACCAGCTGCGCGTTATGATGGCAGCTGACGACATGCCGGACCTGTTTGATACGCACGGCTGGTCACAGCTGCGCTACGGTAACTATGTACGCGATTTAAGTGAAATGGAATGGGTGGACAGCCTCGACCCGGAACTTGAAGAAGTAGTAACTGATGAAGAAGGCAAAGTGTACACTTATCCGATGAACCAGGCTCAGGACGGCGTGATTTATAATGCGGATGTGCTGGATCAGTTCGGTATTGAGCCTCCTACAAACTGGGATGATTTCAAAGCTGCACTTGAAACAGTCCGCGATGAAAGCGGCGGACAGATCGCTCCACTCTGGATTCCGGGCGGAGACGACTGGACCATTGCCCAGATGGAAGATCAGCTTCTGACACCGCTTTTTGAAACTCACCCGGATCATGACTACACAGATGAGTTCGAGGACGGCTCTTTTGACTGGTCCAACTATGAATGGATGGCCGAAGAAATCGTTTATTTGGAAGAAAATGACCTGTTGAATCAGGATGTCCTGACTGCACAGTTTGCCCAGGCTCCAGAGATCATGGCCGGTGAACAGGCTGCCTTTATGTTCCTCGTAGGTTCGATCGGTCCGGACACGGTCGAGATCAATCCGGACGCGAATATCGGCTTGATCCCAACTCCAGCTATTCATGAAGGAGATGACCCGTCATGGATCGGCGGTGAAAGAAATACGCTTTCCATTGCAGAAGAATCCGAAAATGCAGAAGAAGCGGAACAGTTCATCGAATTCATGACGGAGGATGAGAACGCCCGCCGGATTGCTGAAGCTACAAACGTGAACGCTTCTCTTGAAGGGGTGGATCCGGATACGTTCTACTCCGATTATTATGAGGAATTCTCCGATGTTTCCGTAGTTCCTTACTTTGACCGTGTTTATCTGCCAAGCGGCATGTGGGACGTCATGGCTACTTCCTCAGCCGAACTGCTTTCCACACAAGATATCCAAGCTAAAATTGACACAATGGAAAGTGAATTCAACCGTCTCCGTGAGGAAACAGATGAAGAAGGTGAAGTAGGCGAAATTGACGAAGAAGATGTAGAAAATGTAGAAGATAACGAATAA
- a CDS encoding general stress protein produces the protein MNKEVVGVYEKEPEVVEAVEHLKDQGYEPEEISIVANDSEETSWIRSQTEVSADNSVDQKSEPGFMDKVKAVFKGQNPKSEEAGSYTDRFKGFGISDEQAAQYNEDVQNGKIVVLAPETAEGVGNVTDTTASSSDAPNRADNPEARNVGTPPHAEGTRRAGDPLKDDKKDPQ, from the coding sequence ATGAATAAAGAAGTAGTAGGCGTTTACGAAAAAGAACCGGAAGTGGTCGAAGCAGTAGAACATTTGAAAGATCAAGGGTACGAACCGGAGGAAATCTCCATCGTAGCAAACGACAGTGAAGAAACATCCTGGATTCGTTCTCAGACCGAGGTGAGTGCCGATAACAGTGTCGACCAAAAAAGCGAGCCAGGTTTTATGGATAAGGTAAAAGCTGTCTTTAAAGGACAAAATCCGAAGTCTGAAGAAGCAGGAAGCTACACGGATCGTTTCAAAGGTTTTGGCATTTCTGATGAGCAGGCTGCCCAGTATAACGAGGACGTTCAGAACGGTAAAATTGTTGTCTTAGCACCTGAAACTGCTGAAGGCGTTGGAAATGTAACGGACACGACAGCATCAAGTTCCGATGCTCCGAACCGCGCTGATAATCCGGAAGCCCGCAATGTCGGTACTCCGCCGCACGCAGAAGGAACGAGACGCGCCGGCGATCCATTAAAAGACGATAAAAAAGATCCTCAATAA